The following is a genomic window from Spirosoma foliorum.
GCTGTCCGGTTCATCGGGCACTCCAGAATCCGATTGATTTTGAAACGATTTTGATTGAAGATCCCATAACTACAAACCTATAAGATTTTGGCAATCTTGTAGGTTTAACTCGCAAAACGCTATGAGTCAGGCTGAGCATAACTCAACTCCCGATATTACCAAGACGTACACCAACGGTGAAATTACGGTTGTCTGGAAGCCGGCCGTCTGCATTCACTCCAAAGTATGCTGGACGCAATTGATCGAGGTGTTCAATCCAAGAGAACGACCCTGGATTAAAATAGATGGTGCACCTACCGATCGCATTACCGAACAGGTAGACCGTTGCCCATCGAAAGCATTAAGCTATTTTCGAAACGATAGCCCGGTTAAAACAGAGGATATTCAGGCCGAAAGTTTAGTCGAACCGCTTCCCAATGGGCCGCTACTCGTGTACGGAAACCTGCGCGTAAAAGATGCCAGTGGTCACGAAACCCAGAAAAATAAAGTTACGGCCTTTTGCCGATGCGGAGCCAGTAGCAACAAACCTTATTGCGATGGCTCGCATCTCAAAATTGGCTTTACAGGCTGATTCCCAGCTAATAGGACGCAGATTTTTATGATTGTTAAGATTTAAAATATGATCTTAATAATCATAAAAATCTGCGTCCTATTACGATTTGGTCTTTGGTACCACTACAACTGGAGTGGCAATACCATTCAGATCGTACACAATTTTACCTTTCCGAATGGTCATTTCGCATTCCAACTTTTGCTTGCCTTCAATTTTATTGCCGGTATAATCGAAGAAACCGAAGTAACCCGAATCTCTGGCATCAAATTTCCCATTGCGGATTGTCAAAATAGCGACATCAGCTTCTGAGCCTATCGTAAGACTACCCAATTCAGGACGTCGGATAGCCTGGGCTGGATTCCAGGTACTTGCCTGAATCACACTACGCAAATCCATGCCCATCGCCATAAATTTCGACATCACATTAAGCATGTCTTTCATCGCATTGTTCATACTTCCCGTGTGAATATCAGTACTGATGGTGTTCGGGTAGAAACCGCTTTTCAAAGCTGGAATGGCCTGCGAAAACGCAAAACTGATGCCACCGTACCCGACATCGAAAAGGATTCCTTTTTTCTGGGCCTCCCAAACAAACGGTTTGATTTTACCCGTTTCTATATCCAGAATTGGCTCACGAGTTTTTAACTGGCCAAAGCAGTGGGTGTAGATATCGCCAGGACGGAGGTGTTTTGAGAACAATTCCTGAAGAGATAGCGTAGGAGTACTCCCACCAAAATCAATCATGACAGGCAGATCAGCCAGTTTACCCGCTTCAACGACGCGTTCGGTTGGTGTCCAATTGTAGCCACTGTAATGAGCGAGCTTAAAGCCCACTACATAATCAGGGTATTGTTTTGCCATAGCTGCCGTTTGAGTGGGATCCATGTCGTCTACGTTCTGCTCAAACTTACTGCCCCGCATACCGCTCCCCACAATATTCAGTAGTGCTAACACACGCGTTTGCGACCGATCGATGGTTTGTTTCTTGAACGTCTCAAAATCTCGCCAACCCGAACAACCCGCATCCACAATGGTCGTGACTCCGTTACGGAACGTGAATCCATCTGGCGGTAAGGCATTGGGGCCGTTGCTGTACGTTTGATCCAGATTAGTACCAAAAAATACGTGCGTGTGCATGTCGATCAGGCCGGGCGTCACATAAAGTCCCCTGGCATTAACTACCTGGATTGCTTCTTTGGGATCAAGATTCCGGCCTATTTGAACAATTTTGCTATCATTGATAGCGACGTCCATGATGCCATCAATCTTATTCTTGGGATCAATAACATGCCCGCCTTTAATCAGGATGCTATATGCCTGACCCAAAGACAAATGGCTTAATAAGACCGCGAACAGAAAAAAAACTATTTTTCTCATCAAGTCTGGCGCGAGTGTTGACTCGTGCCGGTTATAAAGCAAGCATTCGCTTGCGTCTAAAAAACAGTCACTACCCGCAAGCGAATGCTTGCTTTATAACCGGCACGAGTCAATACTCGCGCCAGCGTGCAGTTAAACGGAAGCTTTGGATAGTTCTTCTTTAATTCGTCTCGCAACGATTTTTTCCTGACCCGGCTTCATCATCCAGACAGTCACACTAATGTTGCTTGGACCTCCTCCACCCACTTCAATCGATGGATCGCCTTTGCGCAGTAATTCTTGTAGTTCTTTACCTGTAATACGAAGTTTAGCCGGGTCCCAGGCAATGCGAAGCGTTGGTGTGTGATTTCCTAGGGGGGGGAACATGGACTTCGGTTTTCACGCCAGCCACTCCTTTCACCGTGTTTTCGATATGAGCAGTGCCTTCTTCCCAGGTTTTCCAGACTTTAGCGTGGTCTTCATTGATGAATTTCTCAAGAGCCACATACATGCCAAAAATTTCCTCTTTATTGACTTTCATGCCCCGGCCAATATTGAATCCACGAGGAGGCATGTGCAAGCGAGCGGCTGAGATAATGTCTTTTTTACCCATCAGGATGCCCGCACTTTGTGGGCCCCGCATGGCTTTCCCGCCCGAGATAACCACAAAACTGAAGCCCATATCGTTGAAACGCCATAAATTCTCAACCGGAGGCACATCGGCAGCAATATCGATGGAGGTAGGAATGTTATGCTTTTTGCCCAGCGCTACCCACTCCTCGTGCATAATTTTGCCCTTATCGGCTTCGATATGCAAAAAGTGCATGAGTGCCGTTTTTTCGTTGATCGCCTTCTCCACATCTTCTGCCGTTTCGACCACGACAATTTTACAGCCGGTGTTCGTCAGCGCGTGGTTGTAGACGATGTCATGGGCTTTCTGACAGATCACTTCCGTTTTCATACCCGTACCTTCCAGATGCGGCAGTTTCTCCACTTTCTTCTGATCCATTCCGGTCAGAATACCCGCTAACCCGAGTGTCATACCTGCAAAAGCCCCCGACGTTACAACAGCTGCTTCGGAATGAACCAGTTGAGCAATTTTCTCCCCCACTTTATCCTGAATTTCGTCAAGCAGACAAAATTCTTTTGCTCCCCCATTAATAGCATCCAGCACTTCGTCATGCATGAGTGAGCCGGTCATGTAGGTTAGTGTGCCAGCCGCATTGATAAATGTTCTGATTCCCAATTCTTTGAACAAATCTCGCTTGGGAGCTGTCAAGGATTCAGCATCCACATCAACTGGAAGACCACCAGCCAATCCACCCAGCAATGGAACGCTTGATAAGCGCTTAATGAGTTTTCGTCTGCTTAACATAGAAGTAGTTGGTAAAAAAGGGAAGATTGGGTATTTGGTTCTTTGTGATGTCAGGTTCTCAAACCTGACAGTCCGAGTCAGCAATAGTGTCGGTTTTGAGAAACCGACACCACGACCACATTAGATGTACGCAATGCAATCCATCTCGACCAGCGACTCGCCGGGAACGCCCCCATAAACGGCTACCGTTGTCCGAACCGGAGGTTTACTACCAAACCGACCTTTGTAGACTTCATTCATGGCTTTATAGTCGTTTAGATCATGCAGGAATACAGTCACCTTCAGCACTTTTTCCATCGATGAGCCAGCGTTAATCAGTTCCTTTTCAAGTTCTTTCAGCACTTCGTCGGTATGCACTTTAATGTCACCTTCTTTGTGGTAACCTTTACCAGCCACAAATACGAGATTGCCCAATTTGGTAGAACCCGAGAACAGGGGCACATCATGCTGACTAACCACGTTGAACACCTCTTTTTCAGGAGTCGGTTCGGCCATTACTTTGGTTGTCGACCCTAAGCCAACGATCCCTGCAAACGAGGCAAATAGGCGTTTTAAACTAGATCTGCGTTGTGTTTCCATTGGAGAAATGATACAGCTATGTCTTTGATTTACTGAAATTTATGCTCTTATGGGTAAGATTGTGAACTCGTTAATCTACCCGAAATTCATCGAGTAGTAGCCATGCCCTCCCGCCCGCGCCATATTCGCCGAGAGGGATGATGCCTTTGTTGGTTGCCTGTATACGTATGTAGCGCGCCGGAGTCGGCGGAAACGTAGCGTTTACTGGATTAATGCCATTAATTGGGAACTGTGTTTGCTGATAAACCTCGCGAAATGTTTTACCATCTTCCGACACCGCAAAGCTGAGTGTATTGGGCGCCCACATGCGCTGCCAGTGATAGTTTAATAGGTGCGTGCCAATGCTGGAAATCGACATTGTACGTTGCAAATCGATCAGTATATCAGCGTCTTTTCCTTGAAAGCCAATCCATTCACCCGTATTGTATCGGCTAGTTCCAGCAACGCCATTTACGGCTACAAGCGGACTAGTTGGTCGATAATTGCCGGTTGGCTCTGTTGTAAAGGTGACGGGTTTTCCAGTTGATTTACTGATTGTCAGCGATTTTTGAAAAACCCGTCCTTGTGATTGTTTGTTGATGAAGGTAATTGCTTTTATAGTCTCAGTCTTTTCGATGTCAATTGGCTTCGTATACGTAATGCTGCTCAACGTTGGGGTTGTGCCATCAGTTGTGTAGCGAATCGTTGCATCGGGTAATGTGGTCGAAAGCCTTAGTTGCACCGAACCCGCTGGTGTAACGGTTACCGAATCGGTTAGCTCATCGAAACGGTTGGCGTACTGAATATTCAGGCGTTTTAACAGCCTCTCCTGTAAGCGAAGCCTGCGCAGAAAATCAGGATAATTACGATGCTCTCGTTGACTCCAGGCGATTTCGGCGACCGCAATAGCTCGCGGAAAAATCATATATTCTGCCTGTTGAGGGCTGTCCAGGTATTCACTCCAGGCCGTTCCCTGAACGCCTTTCAGATACACGGCTTCATCGGGAGTAAGATAGGCCGGAACAGGTTCGTAGCCATACACTTTACTTAAGGGCGTGTAGCCAGCAGCAGCTAATGGTTCTTCGGGATAGAGCGATTGATAGTAGTCGAAATAAACGTGGCTTTCGGGCGTCATGATGGCATTATGCTTTTGCTTTATGGCCTCAATACCGCCTTCAATCCCTCGCCAACTCATCACAGTTGCTCCGGGTGACAAGCCACCTTCCAGAATTTCATCCCAGCCAATCACCTGCCGACCTTTCTTATTTACATGTTGTTCGATACGTCGGATGAAATAACTCTGAAGCTCATCTTCGTCTTTCAGGTGTTCGCTTCGGATGCGAGCCTGGCATTTCGCGCAGGTTTTCCAGCGCGTTTTCGGACATTCATCTCCCCCGATATGGATGTAAGTCGATGGGAACAACGCAATCACATCATCCAGCACATCGTCCAGAAAAGCAAACGTACTGTCGTTGCCCGCGCAGAAAACCTCCTCAAAAACACCCCAAAACGTAGCCGCCTGATACGGGCCACCTGGTTGGCCATCGGGTTTCAGACAACCCAATTTCGGGTAAGCACTTAAAGCCGCCATAGCATGTCCCGGCATTTCAATTTCGGGAATGACCGTTATATGTCGCTGGGTGGCATACCGAACAATGTCGCGTACTTCGTCCTGCGTGTAATAGCCGCCATAGCGCTTGCCATCGAACCGATGAGGCAATTCTTTTTTATGACCAATCAGCGTTTCGGTCCGATAGGCTGCCTTCCGCTGTAATTCGGGGTACTTCTTAATCTCGATCCGCCAGCCCTGATCATCCGTCAGATGCCAGTGAAAGGTATTGAATTTAAACAGAGCCAACTCATCAATGTACTTTTTAACGAATGCTATCGGAAACAGATGTCGGCTGACATCGAGATGCATCCCTCGGTAAGCGAATCTTGGATAGTCCGTAATGTCGCAAGCCGGAACTACAGCCGATTTCGATTGTGAAAACAACTGAACTAGCGATTGAAGCCCGTAGAATAACCCAGCCTCATCGTGGCCAATCAGGCTAATTCCGCCCGTGCTAATCTGAAGCTGATAGCCTTCTGCCTGCGTAACCCGACTTTTATCAATTTTTAGATCGATGCTAGCCTTGGTCTTTTTTACCGATAGCGATACCCCCGTAGAGGCCCGAAGTTGCGCCTGAAACAACGACACAAATTGACCAGACACCCCAGCACCGGGTGAAATTCCGACCTGGGGAGCAAGTCGAAATTCACCCGCCCTCTGGCGATAGGTTACTGGTTCAGGAATCAGTCCGCTTTGAGCGAATAGGTTTCCTAAACTGAGGAGGAATAGGGCAATTTGTTTCATTTGAGATAGCCCCGCACCGGCGGACCCGCTGATTTTTAAGATAGCTAGGATTAAGGATGATCCTAAAAATCCGCCGGTCCGCCGATGCGGTTCAATTGTATGTCGGATTACTTATCCAGCCACATCTGCGTCAGAAAGGTATTATCTCCCTGCCGGGCAACGGCGCTTAAATAGTTCTCTTTATTCAGGTTTTCTTCTGTTGCAGGATAAAGCATCCGACGGAAGATTTTTCCTCCTGTAATGTTCCCCGTATAATTGTTAGGCACCAGAGCTGGATAACCCGTACGACGCCAATTCAAGAACACCTCCTGCGAATTCGGGAAAACCGATACCCAGAACTGCGTGTACAGTTGCTCCAGTTGCTGCGCCTGGGTTGCCGTGGGAACAAAAGCGTTAGCGGCAGCATATGCATCGAATGTTCGCCTGCGAAATCACGCCATCAGTACCAAACAACGACCATTGACGCATCGACGCTTTAAGTCCCAGATCATACAAGGCAGCAGGTGTCTTCGCCGTGTACCAACCCCGAATAGCGGCCTCGGCCAGATAGAAGTTAACCTCCGCATTCGTCAGCACTAACATTGGTGCGTTCAGCTTGAGAATTGTGTTCTGATTAGGCTCCGAGTACGTGACGAAATCAGACGGTTTGGTATTTGGAATTGTAGCCACCATCCCTTTCTGAATACTCACATCGGTACTTGGTTTGCCTCCAACGTACACAACTGAAAGAACAGGTAAACGAGGATCATTCGTTTTCTTTAGGTAATTGATAAACGTCTCGTGATATTTGCCACCCTCCGGATTGCTTATACCGTCGGCCTTCAGGTAATCGCTATTTAGCATCCAGTACGACAATGGATTCTGATTAATAACCTGACCTGAAGACAGATACGTAATTTTGGCCATATCGGCATCTTCGGTGATCAGGCTTCCGGCGATGGCTTTTTTCACCCAGGTTTCGGCCAGCGCCACATCGGGCTTGGTCATCCGCATACCCATACGTAACATGAGCGAGTAGGCGAACTTCTTCCATTTATTGATATCGCCCCCGTACATCAAATCAGCCGCACCATAAGTCGATTTTGTGGCATCGAACAAGGCAACCGCTTTTTCCAGCTCACTTAACAAGTCGGCGTAAATGTCCTTTTGTGGGTCATAAACCGGCTTAAAAATACTTTGGGTATACCCCTGTGCCGCCTGCTTGTACGGAATGTCACCGTATAAATCGGTGATTTTGGAGAAGCTATAAGCTCGCCATATTTTGGCAATGGCCAGTTTGTTCACCTGCAGCGGATCTTTTTCCAACGCCCGAATTACCTCACCAATTTCGTTGATCTCGTTTGGGTAGGCGTTCGTAAAAACGGTGTAGGGAGCCGTGCCCTGGTTGAAAATATATTTGGACCCCCAGCTCGCTACATCGTTATAGCTGGTCGTGTATTGCATCGTGCCCTGCAAACCCGTAATCATGTTACCGACAGCGTCATATTGCGCTTTGGTAAATACGAAATCGGCGCTAACCGTGCTGGATGCATCGGGGTTGATATTGAGTTCTTCCAGCCCTTTATCGCAACTCTGCAGTACGCAAAGTGCCAGGAGGCAATAGGTAATTTTATGGAATATAGTTTTCATGAATGTCGTCGTTAGAATTTTACGATGAGGTTCGCGCCATAACTTCTGGTACGGGGTAATCCTAAAGATTCAAAACCCTGATTCGAACTGTTGGTGAAGCTCTGCTCTGGATCGAAATTGTCGGTATTCTTGTAGAGTGTCAGGAGGTTACGAGCCACAAACGAGATACTCGCCGACTGTAATTTCACAAACTTCAGGGCGCTGGTCGGGATATTGTAGCTGAAAATGACCTGACGAAGCTTCACGAAACTGCCATCATGCAGGAACAGATCGGTGTAGTTTTTGTCATTGTCATAATACGTCCGTAA
Proteins encoded in this region:
- a CDS encoding (4Fe-4S)-binding protein encodes the protein MSQAEHNSTPDITKTYTNGEITVVWKPAVCIHSKVCWTQLIEVFNPRERPWIKIDGAPTDRITEQVDRCPSKALSYFRNDSPVKTEDIQAESLVEPLPNGPLLVYGNLRVKDASGHETQKNKVTAFCRCGASSNKPYCDGSHLKIGFTG
- a CDS encoding amidohydrolase/deacetylase family metallohydrolase, with the protein product MRKIVFFLFAVLLSHLSLGQAYSILIKGGHVIDPKNKIDGIMDVAINDSKIVQIGRNLDPKEAIQVVNARGLYVTPGLIDMHTHVFFGTNLDQTYSNGPNALPPDGFTFRNGVTTIVDAGCSGWRDFETFKKQTIDRSQTRVLALLNIVGSGMRGSKFEQNVDDMDPTQTAAMAKQYPDYVVGFKLAHYSGYNWTPTERVVEAGKLADLPVMIDFGGSTPTLSLQELFSKHLRPGDIYTHCFGQLKTREPILDIETGKIKPFVWEAQKKGILFDVGYGGISFAFSQAIPALKSGFYPNTISTDIHTGSMNNAMKDMLNVMSKFMAMGMDLRSVIQASTWNPAQAIRRPELGSLTIGSEADVAILTIRNGKFDARDSGYFGFFDYTGNKIEGKQKLECEMTIRKGKIVYDLNGIATPVVVVPKTKS
- a CDS encoding RidA family protein; this translates as METQRRSSLKRLFASFAGIVGLGSTTKVMAEPTPEKEVFNVVSQHDVPLFSGSTKLGNLVFVAGKGYHKEGDIKVHTDEVLKELEKELINAGSSMEKVLKVTVFLHDLNDYKAMNEVYKGRFGSKPPVRTTVAVYGGVPGESLVEMDCIAYI
- a CDS encoding glycoside hydrolase family 20 protein; this encodes MKQIALFLLSLGNLFAQSGLIPEPVTYRQRAGEFRLAPQVGISPGAGVSGQFVSLFQAQLRASTGVSLSVKKTKASIDLKIDKSRVTQAEGYQLQISTGGISLIGHDEAGLFYGLQSLVQLFSQSKSAVVPACDITDYPRFAYRGMHLDVSRHLFPIAFVKKYIDELALFKFNTFHWHLTDDQGWRIEIKKYPELQRKAAYRTETLIGHKKELPHRFDGKRYGGYYTQDEVRDIVRYATQRHITVIPEIEMPGHAMAALSAYPKLGCLKPDGQPGGPYQAATFWGVFEEVFCAGNDSTFAFLDDVLDDVIALFPSTYIHIGGDECPKTRWKTCAKCQARIRSEHLKDEDELQSYFIRRIEQHVNKKGRQVIGWDEILEGGLSPGATVMSWRGIEGGIEAIKQKHNAIMTPESHVYFDYYQSLYPEEPLAAAGYTPLSKVYGYEPVPAYLTPDEAVYLKGVQGTAWSEYLDSPQQAEYMIFPRAIAVAEIAWSQREHRNYPDFLRRLRLQERLLKRLNIQYANRFDELTDSVTVTPAGSVQLRLSTTLPDATIRYTTDGTTPTLSSITYTKPIDIEKTETIKAITFINKQSQGRVFQKSLTISKSTGKPVTFTTEPTGNYRPTSPLVAVNGVAGTSRYNTGEWIGFQGKDADILIDLQRTMSISSIGTHLLNYHWQRMWAPNTLSFAVSEDGKTFREVYQQTQFPINGINPVNATFPPTPARYIRIQATNKGIIPLGEYGAGGRAWLLLDEFRVD
- a CDS encoding SusD/RagB family nutrient-binding outer membrane lipoprotein — encoded protein: MKTIFHKITYCLLALCVLQSCDKGLEELNINPDASSTVSADFVFTKAQYDAVGNMITGLQGTMQYTTSYNDVASWGSKYIFNQGTAPYTVFTNAYPNEINEIGEVIRALEKDPLQVNKLAIAKIWRAYSFSKITDLYGDIPYKQAAQGYTQSIFKPVYDPQKDIYADLLSELEKAVALFDATKSTYGAADLMYGGDINKWKKFAYSLMLRMGMRMTKPDVALAETWVKKAIAGSLITEDADMAKITYLSSGQVINQNPLSYWMLNSDYLKADGISNPEGGKYHETFINYLKKTNDPRLPVLSVVYVGGKPSTDVSIQKGMVATIPNTKPSDFVTYSEPNQNTILKLNAPMLVLTNAEVNFYLAEAAIRGWYTAKTPAALYDLGLKASMRQWSLFGTDGVISQANIRCICCR